From the Hyphomicrobium sp. ghe19 genome, one window contains:
- the rpmA gene encoding 50S ribosomal protein L27 — protein MAQKKAGGSTRNGRDSESKRLGIKRYGGEYVIPGNILCRQRGTQWHPGAGVGMGTDHTIFAVEEGTVEFATKRNGRIYISVKPAKPIAAE, from the coding sequence ATGGCACAAAAGAAAGCAGGCGGTTCGACACGTAACGGCCGCGATTCCGAAAGCAAACGCCTCGGCATCAAACGCTACGGTGGCGAGTACGTCATTCCCGGCAACATCCTTTGCCGTCAGCGCGGAACGCAGTGGCATCCGGGCGCAGGCGTCGGCATGGGAACCGACCACACCATCTTCGCCGTCGAAGAAGGCACGGTCGAATTCGCGACCAAGCGAAACGGCCGCATCTATATCTCGGTCAAACCCGCCAAGCCGATCGCGGCGGAGTAA